Proteins from one Hydrogenivirga caldilitoris genomic window:
- a CDS encoding radical SAM protein codes for MNKLALETLTEQRESPEYLQISWAAAMTLGLIPGQFYRNTKLSCINTLLTYPSGCHATCAYCGLQKARDMEYSKKNFIRVEWPTVKLEDIIERTKQVGHAERLCISQITHPRSIRDTKYVLRKVIEELGDQLFVSILMNATGQTYEDIEDYKKLGADTLTVALDAATPDIFDKLRGKPMNSPHRWDTYWKVLEWCAEVMGDGYAGCHLIVGLGETEQEMVETIQKVRDLGARTHLFSFWPEEGSLMEKEKPCPAPQYRRVQFARYLIDNGLSRYDYMNFNEKGQIIDWGVSEEVFEEVFWSGKPFMTAGCRGKTTEVACNRPFGDSSVSDIKSYPFKPNKNDLKKVRKQLFDYEMEQAYPDVLNPSVFRYQ; via the coding sequence ATGAATAAACTTGCCCTTGAAACCTTAACCGAGCAGAGGGAGAGTCCCGAATACCTTCAGATAAGCTGGGCTGCAGCTATGACTCTGGGACTCATACCGGGTCAGTTTTATAGAAATACAAAACTGAGCTGTATAAACACGCTCCTCACTTATCCTTCCGGATGCCATGCTACCTGTGCTTACTGTGGACTTCAGAAGGCGAGAGACATGGAGTACTCCAAGAAGAACTTTATAAGGGTGGAGTGGCCTACCGTAAAGCTTGAAGACATAATAGAGAGAACTAAACAGGTTGGACATGCGGAACGCCTGTGTATATCCCAGATAACCCACCCCAGGTCTATAAGGGACACCAAGTACGTTCTGAGAAAGGTTATAGAGGAGCTAGGAGACCAGCTATTTGTCTCTATACTCATGAACGCCACCGGACAAACCTACGAGGATATAGAGGACTACAAGAAGCTCGGTGCTGATACATTGACGGTTGCCCTTGATGCAGCAACACCTGATATATTTGATAAGCTTAGAGGCAAACCCATGAACAGCCCCCATAGGTGGGACACCTACTGGAAGGTTCTTGAGTGGTGTGCGGAGGTTATGGGGGATGGATACGCTGGATGCCACCTCATAGTTGGTCTTGGAGAAACGGAGCAGGAAATGGTTGAAACTATTCAGAAGGTTAGAGACCTTGGAGCGAGAACCCACCTCTTTTCCTTCTGGCCGGAAGAGGGGTCTTTGATGGAGAAAGAAAAACCGTGCCCCGCACCTCAGTATAGGAGGGTTCAGTTCGCAAGATACCTGATAGACAACGGTCTCTCAAGGTATGATTATATGAACTTTAACGAAAAGGGTCAGATAATAGACTGGGGAGTCTCCGAAGAGGTCTTTGAAGAGGTCTTCTGGAGCGGGAAACCCTTCATGACCGCTGGATGCAGAGGAAAGACCACAGAGGTTGCCTGTAACAGGCCCTTTGGAGACAGCTCCGTCTCCGATATAAAGAGCTACCCCTTTAAACCCAACAAAAACGACCTCAAGAAGGTTAGGAAGCAGCTCTTTGATTATGAAATGGAGCAAGCCTATCCGGATGTTCTAAATCCCAGCGTGTTTAGGTACCAGTAA
- a CDS encoding peptidoglycan D,D-transpeptidase FtsI family protein, with protein sequence MEWRWGASRKFETKARLVLALFTILSFISLIRILDLQVTKESEIAEKIERNFDRISLIKVPLYRGSIKDANDRELALSVPTLAVYAHPDTSRLNNKDMLIEGLSKLTGIPARNIRKRIESGAKRPIKILSGIDKDLKDKLKSLIVKTKNTRYLGIQEEYTRLYPNGSIASNTIGFVGVDGKGLEGMEYLLNDYLGGGYSRALMYINGGLGKIYLHPLKGMLGEEKDVLLTLDVGVQNILEKLRDDIVRSWRPRKVSIILLDLTNGYILGLATYPYFDPNNFQSYPPDKLRNFAVTDVFEPGSIMKPFFIAWALEKGYITTNFWVNTGNGRIKVYDRYVRDPKRLGTIILRDVLVHSSNIGTIEVAKYLNKRDVEELLETFHMNKRFSIFPGEANPQLPDFNYPANILYSSIGQGIAFNTLNIAVAFGGLATGKILQPHIVKEIVSSEGKVVYRAEPEVLKDRVISEGTLRWLNRVLTKVVEDGTGHRARSRYFTIAGKTGTSQKFDFERGEYSRDKVVTYFAGFFPATDPRFVAVIVVDEPKGKKLYGGEVSAPYFKKLAEQVAFYYGLKPDKLKK encoded by the coding sequence GTGGAGTGGAGATGGGGAGCAAGCAGGAAGTTTGAGACCAAGGCGAGGCTCGTCCTCGCCCTCTTTACAATTCTATCGTTCATATCCCTTATCAGGATCCTTGACCTGCAGGTCACAAAAGAGAGCGAGATAGCCGAAAAAATAGAAAGGAACTTTGACAGGATTAGCCTAATAAAAGTACCCCTTTACAGGGGGAGCATAAAGGATGCAAATGATAGAGAGCTTGCCTTAAGTGTGCCCACCCTCGCTGTATATGCCCATCCGGACACAAGCAGATTGAACAATAAAGACATGCTTATAGAAGGGCTCTCAAAGCTTACAGGGATTCCTGCCAGGAACATAAGAAAGAGGATAGAATCTGGAGCAAAGAGACCCATAAAGATACTCTCAGGGATAGATAAGGACCTTAAGGATAAACTGAAAAGTCTTATAGTGAAGACGAAGAACACAAGATACCTTGGGATTCAGGAGGAGTATACGAGACTTTACCCGAACGGGTCCATAGCTTCAAACACTATAGGTTTTGTGGGGGTTGACGGCAAAGGTCTGGAGGGTATGGAGTATCTCTTAAACGATTACCTTGGAGGGGGTTATTCAAGAGCCCTCATGTATATAAACGGTGGACTCGGGAAGATATACCTTCACCCGTTGAAAGGTATGCTGGGAGAAGAGAAGGACGTTCTACTTACTCTGGACGTGGGAGTTCAAAATATACTGGAGAAGCTCAGGGATGATATAGTTAGAAGCTGGAGACCCAGAAAGGTTTCTATAATCCTACTGGACCTGACCAACGGGTATATACTCGGTCTCGCCACCTATCCCTACTTTGACCCAAACAATTTCCAGAGCTACCCACCCGATAAGCTAAGGAACTTTGCCGTTACAGATGTGTTTGAACCTGGTTCAATCATGAAACCCTTTTTCATAGCCTGGGCTCTGGAGAAGGGGTACATAACTACAAACTTCTGGGTTAATACCGGTAACGGTAGGATAAAGGTTTACGACCGCTACGTTAGAGACCCTAAACGCCTGGGGACGATAATACTCAGGGATGTTCTGGTTCACTCATCAAACATAGGCACGATAGAGGTGGCAAAGTACCTTAATAAAAGGGATGTTGAAGAGCTCCTTGAAACCTTCCATATGAATAAACGTTTCAGTATATTTCCGGGTGAGGCAAACCCACAGCTTCCCGATTTCAACTACCCCGCGAATATACTTTACTCTTCCATAGGTCAGGGTATAGCCTTCAACACTTTAAACATAGCGGTTGCTTTTGGTGGACTCGCAACAGGGAAAATTCTACAGCCTCATATAGTTAAAGAGATAGTGTCTTCAGAGGGTAAGGTTGTGTACAGGGCTGAACCTGAGGTTTTGAAAGATAGAGTTATCTCTGAAGGAACACTCAGATGGTTGAACAGAGTTCTAACAAAGGTTGTGGAAGACGGGACCGGTCACAGGGCACGTTCAAGGTACTTCACTATAGCGGGCAAGACGGGAACCTCTCAGAAGTTTGACTTTGAACGAGGGGAATACTCAAGGGATAAAGTGGTTACATATTTTGCCGGATTTTTTCCGGCTACTGACCCTAGATTTGTTGCCGTGATAGTTGTTGATGAACCTAAAGGCAAGAAACTTTACGGAGGTGAGGTGAGCGCTCCTTACTTCAAGAAGCTTGCGGAACAGGTGGCCTTCTACTACGGTTTAAAACCCGATAAGCTCAAGAAGTAA
- the bioD gene encoding dethiobiotin synthase: MTAILVTGTDTGVGKTFITYNIARALKEKGIRVGCFKPVETYVRDIPEDGKLLASATGQSVDEVVPVRFLLPLAPYSAEIEEGKKFSLKELRERFEDLKRKYEVLLVEGAGGIAVPIKENYTYGNLAKDWGVPVLVVGRAGLGTLNHTYLTWYYAKSLSLEVIGIVLNGFEGTDVSEKTNPRVVYEMTGLKPVCIRRSKGTLVSEEEKNLLLELIGF; this comes from the coding sequence ATGACAGCCATACTGGTAACAGGAACTGACACCGGCGTGGGGAAGACCTTCATAACCTATAACATAGCCCGCGCTCTGAAGGAGAAAGGTATAAGGGTTGGGTGCTTCAAACCTGTTGAGACCTATGTCAGGGATATACCTGAGGACGGAAAACTTCTCGCCTCTGCTACAGGACAGAGCGTTGATGAAGTTGTTCCCGTAAGATTCCTCCTACCCTTAGCTCCCTACTCTGCCGAGATTGAAGAGGGCAAGAAGTTCTCCTTGAAGGAGCTTCGGGAAAGGTTTGAAGACCTGAAAAGGAAGTACGAGGTTTTGCTTGTAGAGGGCGCAGGCGGCATAGCGGTTCCCATAAAGGAGAATTACACTTACGGAAACTTAGCCAAAGACTGGGGAGTTCCCGTTCTAGTGGTTGGAAGGGCAGGGCTTGGGACCCTGAACCATACCTATCTCACCTGGTATTATGCAAAAAGCCTATCCTTGGAGGTTATCGGTATAGTTCTCAACGGCTTTGAAGGGACAGATGTCTCAGAGAAGACAAATCCCCGGGTCGTTTACGAAATGACCGGCTTAAAACCTGTATGCATAAGAAGGTCTAAGGGTACTTTAGTCTCAGAAGAGGAAAAGAACTTACTTCTTGAGCTTATCGGGTTTTAA
- a CDS encoding ChaN family lipoprotein: MLLLLLMPLLAFSSDFIFFEGSSLERFILKAEEAKVIYLGETHDREDIHQLQLRILKELDKKGYEIVLLMEAFQQPFQEALDEYVEGYIDEEEMLKRTEYKRRWGFDKELYAPLWRFARERGIKLIALNVPSELVRDVKRRGLGKVRSGYLPEKVMPLRKEHREFILKAMKEHKSSVEKSFLDVQLAWDTGMAYKIAKTALAYPRAKLVVIVGSGHVWRGYGIPERVNFLLGDIPQLVSYVQEDTFYFLFSKDFSRDNSSTNSSKEPN, encoded by the coding sequence ATGCTCTTACTGCTCTTAATGCCTTTACTTGCCTTCTCCTCCGACTTCATCTTCTTTGAAGGGAGTTCTCTTGAACGTTTTATACTTAAGGCGGAAGAAGCTAAAGTGATATATCTTGGTGAAACCCACGACAGGGAAGATATACACCAACTACAGCTTAGAATACTGAAGGAGCTTGATAAGAAGGGATACGAAATCGTTTTGCTTATGGAGGCTTTCCAGCAACCTTTTCAAGAAGCCTTGGACGAGTACGTAGAGGGTTATATAGACGAGGAGGAGATGCTTAAAAGAACCGAATACAAAAGGAGATGGGGTTTTGATAAGGAGCTTTATGCTCCCCTGTGGAGGTTTGCAAGGGAGAGGGGTATAAAACTCATAGCCCTTAATGTACCCTCGGAGCTGGTCAGGGATGTAAAAAGGAGAGGGCTTGGAAAGGTGAGGAGCGGTTATCTGCCGGAGAAGGTCATGCCTCTTCGGAAGGAGCACAGGGAGTTTATTCTGAAGGCTATGAAGGAACACAAGAGCTCTGTTGAGAAGAGTTTTCTTGATGTTCAGCTGGCATGGGATACAGGCATGGCTTACAAGATAGCCAAGACAGCCCTTGCCTATCCTCGCGCAAAACTTGTTGTTATAGTGGGTTCAGGTCATGTGTGGAGAGGTTATGGAATACCGGAGAGGGTGAACTTCCTCCTCGGGGATATACCTCAGCTGGTGAGCTACGTCCAGGAAGACACCTTCTATTTCCTGTTCTCAAAGGACTTCTCCAGAGATAACTCATCTACGAACTCAAGTAAGGAACCAAACTGA
- the recR gene encoding recombination mediator RecR, producing the protein MAFEDVFPEALKLALDNVRRIPTYGERGASRLVYNLLKLQPEERKLVVQALTEASEKLRPCQECYLLTDRDVCAICSDSRRSKKFLCVVEESQDAYSIERLERYRGVYHILQGRIAPLEGVSPQDLTIDRLLDRIEKNNVKEVIIATNPNAEGEATANYLMKLLKDRFPSVKVSRVSYGLQFGSLLEFVDELSLEKSFENRK; encoded by the coding sequence TTGGCTTTTGAGGACGTCTTTCCAGAAGCCCTCAAGCTCGCCCTTGATAATGTCAGGAGGATACCCACCTATGGGGAAAGAGGGGCGAGCAGGCTCGTTTACAACCTCCTCAAGCTTCAACCGGAGGAGAGAAAACTCGTCGTTCAGGCTCTCACGGAGGCAAGTGAAAAGCTGAGACCCTGTCAGGAGTGTTATCTACTGACCGACAGAGATGTCTGTGCTATATGCTCAGACTCCAGGAGGAGCAAGAAGTTTCTATGTGTTGTGGAAGAGTCACAGGATGCCTACTCCATTGAAAGACTTGAGAGGTACAGGGGAGTGTATCACATACTCCAGGGAAGAATCGCCCCCCTTGAGGGTGTATCCCCGCAGGACCTGACTATAGACAGGCTACTGGACAGAATAGAGAAGAACAACGTTAAGGAAGTAATAATAGCTACAAACCCTAACGCTGAAGGTGAGGCAACCGCCAACTATCTTATGAAACTTCTAAAGGACAGGTTCCCTTCAGTAAAAGTGTCACGAGTGTCTTACGGTCTTCAGTTTGGTTCCTTACTTGAGTTCGTAGATGAGTTATCTCTGGAGAAGTCCTTTGAGAACAGGAAATAG
- a CDS encoding YbaB/EbfC family nucleoid-associated protein has product MNIYDMVKQLKNFQQGFEEVKEGLRLRKEVIDKEGVELIFNGLGEIVDIEIKNEELRNDWERLKPILIDLINQAQDISRDIAKEEFNRRFGGLLGGLGLGF; this is encoded by the coding sequence ATGAACATCTACGATATGGTTAAGCAGCTTAAGAATTTTCAACAGGGATTTGAAGAGGTAAAGGAAGGTCTGCGTTTAAGGAAAGAAGTCATAGATAAGGAAGGCGTAGAGCTTATCTTCAATGGACTCGGAGAGATCGTTGATATAGAAATAAAGAATGAAGAGCTAAGGAATGATTGGGAAAGGTTAAAGCCGATACTTATAGACCTAATAAATCAGGCACAGGACATATCAAGGGATATAGCTAAGGAAGAGTTCAACCGCAGGTTTGGAGGTCTCTTAGGAGGCTTGGGACTTGGCTTTTGA
- a CDS encoding CDP-alcohol phosphatidyltransferase family protein encodes MSFVSREFKPYFERSISPVVDFLSTRGVHPNLITLAGFGLITLGSVALYYKMSLAALLLMGMGALLDAVDGAVARRRGLESEFGAFLDSTVDRLSDAMPFLSLGLLYAEVSQPLGVALSFTALIGSYGVSYTRARAEALGIYGIGGIFERTERWLVLLLGIASELIPLALFIITLGGFATSLQRVYEVKKSLDRRYS; translated from the coding sequence ATGAGTTTCGTAAGCAGGGAGTTCAAACCATACTTTGAAAGGTCCATATCGCCTGTAGTAGATTTTCTCTCTACCAGGGGAGTGCACCCAAACCTTATCACCCTCGCAGGTTTTGGGCTGATAACTTTAGGCTCCGTAGCTCTGTATTACAAAATGAGCCTTGCTGCCCTTTTACTGATGGGCATGGGGGCGCTTCTGGATGCTGTGGACGGAGCCGTTGCTCGCAGGAGGGGACTGGAGTCGGAGTTTGGCGCTTTTCTTGATTCCACGGTGGACAGGCTGTCCGATGCTATGCCTTTTCTCTCCCTGGGGCTTTTATACGCAGAGGTGTCCCAACCGCTCGGTGTTGCTCTGTCCTTTACCGCCCTTATAGGCTCTTACGGGGTCAGCTACACGAGAGCTCGGGCGGAGGCGCTGGGTATCTACGGCATAGGCGGTATCTTTGAAAGGACGGAGAGGTGGTTGGTACTGCTCTTGGGTATAGCTTCCGAGCTTATACCTCTCGCCCTCTTTATAATAACCCTGGGAGGATTTGCAACCTCCCTCCAGAGGGTATACGAGGTAAAGAAGAGCCTTGACAGGAGGTATTCATGA
- a CDS encoding dicarboxylate/amino acid:cation symporter: MRRLLYLENLTLIALLFGFVGGVYLPELMLKLKILGDIFLSLLKMIIVPLVFTSVFIAMLGLGDIAKFRDIGTKTILYYVTTTTLSVLTGLVLVVLLKPGEGNEVFHRAGDTPNVKELTLVDVIWNIIPSNPVRSFTEGNVLQIIFFAVLFGLATLSVSREKMKHVFNFFDGLNDGLINLTRWVVRLTPVGVFALVGFMVADMGTEVFFSLWKYALTVVLGLTLHAFLTLPLLGFIFGRYNPYRYLLKVREAPLLAFSTASSAATLPVSIQVAEEKGGVKKETAGFVLPLGATINMDGTALYESVAAVFIANVYGIELSLPQLGMIFLTATLASIDAAAIPGAGLVMLTLVLSSVGIPLEGIGLIIAIDRFLDMLRTAVNVWGDLNGARIIDRFVR, translated from the coding sequence ATGAGAAGACTTCTCTACCTTGAAAACCTGACCCTGATTGCTTTGCTGTTTGGTTTTGTGGGGGGTGTTTACCTTCCAGAGCTCATGCTTAAGCTAAAGATACTGGGAGACATATTTCTAAGCCTCCTGAAGATGATAATAGTGCCCCTCGTGTTCACATCGGTATTCATAGCAATGCTTGGACTTGGCGATATCGCAAAGTTTAGAGATATCGGTACGAAGACCATCCTATATTACGTTACAACGACGACTCTTTCAGTCCTTACAGGTCTCGTACTTGTAGTTCTGCTGAAACCCGGTGAAGGCAACGAAGTATTCCATAGAGCTGGAGATACTCCCAATGTGAAAGAGCTTACTCTCGTTGATGTTATATGGAATATAATTCCATCAAATCCTGTAAGGAGCTTCACGGAGGGCAACGTCCTTCAGATAATCTTCTTCGCCGTTCTATTTGGGCTTGCAACCTTAAGCGTTAGCAGAGAGAAGATGAAGCATGTATTTAACTTCTTTGACGGCCTCAATGACGGACTCATAAACCTGACACGTTGGGTGGTAAGACTAACGCCGGTGGGTGTTTTTGCCCTTGTCGGTTTTATGGTAGCTGATATGGGAACGGAAGTCTTCTTTTCACTGTGGAAGTATGCTCTTACGGTTGTCCTTGGACTTACACTGCACGCTTTTTTAACCCTTCCTCTCCTTGGCTTTATCTTTGGAAGATACAACCCTTACAGATACCTTCTAAAGGTCAGAGAAGCACCGCTGCTGGCTTTCTCCACCGCCTCAAGTGCGGCTACCCTTCCCGTGTCCATACAGGTTGCTGAGGAAAAAGGAGGTGTTAAAAAGGAAACTGCCGGCTTCGTTCTTCCCCTCGGAGCAACGATAAACATGGACGGGACTGCCCTTTATGAGTCTGTTGCCGCCGTCTTTATAGCCAACGTTTACGGGATAGAGCTGAGCCTTCCCCAATTGGGGATGATATTCCTTACCGCAACCCTGGCGTCCATAGATGCCGCCGCAATACCGGGGGCGGGTCTGGTTATGTTGACTCTTGTTTTGAGCTCTGTAGGCATACCTCTGGAAGGTATAGGCTTGATAATAGCGATTGACAGATTTCTGGACATGCTCAGGACTGCTGTAAATGTCTGGGGAGACCTGAACGGTGCCAGGATTATAGACAGGTTCGTCAGATGA
- a CDS encoding RtcB family protein, with amino-acid sequence MGLKEQLVRKGDYVWELPKNTVNGQKVPVIIYLSDALFELLEEDAIKQAANAATLRGVQKAIYVMPDVHVGYGFPVGGVMATDTETGIISPGSVGYDINCGVRLIATNLQSKDVAPKIKELMQEVLKNVPAGVGSTGDIRLSPSSMEEVLVKGAKWAVEHGYGLEEDLEHIESFGSLPNADPSKASHEAYERGSDELGTVGSGNHFVEVQMVEEIYDEEIAQKLGLHEGQVTIMVHSGSRGFGHQVCTDYLKVAVRVLPKYGIELPDPQLACMPFLSNEGQDYFKAMCAAANYAFANRQILGFKTANTVRRFLGLSWEEFGYRLIYDHAHNIAKIEEHRVGSKLKKVVVHRKGATRAFPPYNPEVPPAYREVGQPVIIPGDMGRASYLLVGQPDSMEKSFGTACHGAGRVMSRRAAKRLVKEQGLERVIAGLTVVARGKGTIMEEIPQAYKDVSEVVRVIHELGIAKMVARLKPLGTLKG; translated from the coding sequence ATGGGACTGAAGGAACAGCTTGTCAGGAAAGGGGATTACGTCTGGGAGCTCCCTAAGAATACAGTGAATGGACAGAAGGTTCCGGTAATAATCTATCTGAGTGATGCTCTCTTTGAGCTTCTTGAGGAGGATGCCATAAAACAGGCTGCTAACGCCGCGACCCTCAGAGGTGTTCAGAAAGCCATATACGTTATGCCTGACGTTCATGTAGGCTACGGATTCCCCGTCGGAGGTGTGATGGCGACCGATACGGAGACGGGAATAATAAGCCCCGGAAGTGTGGGTTATGACATAAACTGCGGTGTCAGACTCATAGCCACCAACCTTCAATCAAAGGACGTCGCCCCGAAAATAAAGGAGCTAATGCAGGAGGTTCTTAAAAACGTCCCTGCGGGCGTTGGCTCAACGGGAGATATAAGGCTTTCTCCTTCAAGCATGGAAGAGGTTCTGGTTAAAGGAGCGAAGTGGGCAGTGGAACACGGATACGGGCTGGAAGAGGATTTGGAGCACATTGAAAGCTTCGGCTCTCTCCCCAATGCCGACCCTTCAAAGGCTTCCCACGAGGCTTACGAGAGAGGTTCGGACGAGCTTGGGACTGTGGGTTCTGGAAACCACTTCGTTGAGGTTCAGATGGTTGAGGAGATATACGACGAGGAGATAGCCCAGAAGCTCGGACTCCATGAGGGACAGGTCACCATAATGGTTCACTCGGGCTCAAGGGGGTTTGGTCACCAGGTCTGCACCGATTATCTGAAGGTAGCAGTCAGGGTTCTTCCAAAATACGGGATAGAGCTCCCGGACCCCCAGCTTGCCTGCATGCCCTTCCTCTCCAACGAGGGACAGGACTACTTCAAGGCTATGTGTGCCGCTGCCAACTATGCCTTTGCCAACAGACAGATACTGGGCTTTAAGACGGCTAACACGGTAAGAAGATTCCTTGGACTCTCCTGGGAAGAGTTCGGATACAGACTCATATACGACCACGCCCATAACATAGCGAAGATAGAGGAGCACAGGGTAGGAAGTAAGCTTAAAAAGGTTGTGGTTCACAGGAAGGGAGCTACGAGAGCCTTTCCTCCCTACAATCCGGAAGTACCACCAGCCTACAGAGAAGTCGGTCAACCTGTGATAATCCCTGGAGATATGGGAAGGGCTTCTTACCTTCTGGTTGGTCAGCCTGACTCTATGGAAAAGAGTTTTGGAACTGCATGTCATGGAGCCGGTAGGGTTATGTCAAGGAGAGCCGCAAAGAGGCTTGTCAAAGAACAGGGGCTGGAGAGAGTTATAGCCGGACTCACCGTGGTTGCAAGGGGGAAGGGAACTATAATGGAGGAGATTCCTCAAGCTTACAAGGATGTTTCCGAGGTTGTTAGGGTAATTCACGAGTTAGGAATAGCCAAGATGGTAGCGAGGCTAAAACCCCTCGGAACGCTCAAGGGTTGA